The Molothrus ater isolate BHLD 08-10-18 breed brown headed cowbird chromosome 1, BPBGC_Mater_1.1, whole genome shotgun sequence genome includes a window with the following:
- the POMGNT2 gene encoding protein O-linked-mannose beta-1,4-N-acetylglucosaminyltransferase 2 — protein MNIAAVFNALLVSVLAAVLWKYIKLCDHAAMVEEELVLMRQSQELSEAQVDYHAALQALVENGTRMVCTGRMHTDRICRFQSLCYSTEAEEFVYFHSNSSIMLPNLGSRRFQPALLDLSSVEDHNTQYFNFVELPAAALKFMPKPVFVPDVALIANRFNPDNLMHVFHDDLLPIYYTMQQFSDLDLEARLFFMEGWSEGVHFDLYKLLSNKQPLLREELKTLGRLLCFTKSYVGLSKITTWYQYGFVQPQGPKANILVSGNEIRQFTKFMMQKLNISLEESSSEEYIVVFSRTINRLILNEAELILALAQEFQMKTISVSLEEHSFSDIVRLISNASMLVSMHGAQLVMSLFLPRGATVVELFPYAINPEHYTPYKTLATLPGMDLHYIAWQNTAREDTVTYPDRPWDQGGIAHLDKAEQERIIKSTEVPRHLCCRNPEWLFRAYQDTKVNIPSLIHVIRQTVKSKPGPRKQKWSGSLYPGKVRDAKCQASVQGTSEAKLAVSWQIPWNLRYLKVREVKYEVWIQEQGENTYMPYILSHQNHTFSENIKPFTIYLVWIRCIFNKNLLGPFADVLLCST, from the coding sequence ATGAACATAGCAGCTGTGTTCAATGCCCTGCTCGTGTCCGTCCTTGCTGCCGTGCTGTGGAAGTACATCAAACTGTGCGATCATGCCGCCAtggtggaggaggagctggtCCTCATGCGCCAGTCTCAGGAGCTTTCTGAGGCTCAGGTTGACTAccatgcagctctgcaggcccTGGTGGAGAACGGTACCAGGATGGTGTGCACTGGCAGGATGCACACCGACCGCATCTGCCGCTTCCAGTCCCTCTGCTACTCCACCGAGGCTGAGGAGTTTGTCTACTTCCACAGCAACTCCTCCATCATGCTGCCCAACCTGGGCTCCCGGAGgttccagccagctctgctcgACCTCTCCTCTGTGGAAGATCACAACACCCAGTACTTCAACTTtgtggagctgccagctgctgcgCTGAAGTTTATGCCAAAGCCGGTCTTCGTGCCTGATGTGGCGCTGATTGCCAACAGGTTCAACCCGGACAACCTGATGCACGTCTTTCATGATGACCTCCTCCCCATCTATTACACCATGCAGCAGTTCTCTGACTTAGATTTGGAGGCACGACTCTTCTTCATGGAAGGGTGGAGTGAAGGTGTTCACTTTGACCTCTACAAGTTACTGAGTAACAAGCAGCCGCTCCTCAGGGAGGAGCTTAAAACCCTGGGCAGGCTCCTCTGCTTTACCAAATCCTATGTGGGACTATCCAAAATCACCACCTGGTACCAGTATGGATTTGTCCAGCCACAAGGGCCAAAGGCTAACATCTTGGTTTCTGGTAACGAGATCAGGCAGTTCACCAAATTCATGATGCAGAAACTGAACATCAGCTTGGAGGAAAGCTCCAGTGAGGAGTACATCGTAGTATTCAGTCGGACAATCAACAGACTTATCCTAAATGAGGCAGAACTAATCCTGGCTCTTGCTCAGGAGTTTCAGATGAAAACCATTTCCGTCTCTCTGGAGGAGCATTCGTTTTCTGACATCGTGCGGTTGATCAGCAATGCGTCCATGCTGGTCAGCATGCACGGGGCCCAATTAGTCATGTCGCTCTTCCTGCCAAGAGGGGCCACTGTGGTGGAGCTCTTCCCATATGCTATCAACCCCGAGCACTACACCCCCTACAAAACCCTGGCAACCCTTCCTGGCATGGACCTGCACTACATTGCCTGGCAGAACACCGCCAGGGAAGACACCGTGACCTACCCGGACAGACCCTGGGATCAGGGCGGGATTGCTCACCTGGACAAGGCTGAGCAGGAGCGCATCATTAAGAGCACGGAGGTGCCACGGCACCTCTGCTGCCGCAACCCCGAGTGGCTGTTCCGTGCCTACCAGGACACGAAGGTCAACATCCCGTCTCTCATACACGTCATTAGGCAGACTGTGAAGTCTAAGCCCGGACCCAGGAAGCAGAAGTGGTCTGGTAGCCTCTACCCTGGGAAAGTGAGGGATGCCAAGTGCCAGGCCTCTGTCCAGGGCACGAGTGAAGCTAAACTTGCTGTGTCCTGGCAGATCCCCTGGAATCTGAGGTATCTCAAGGTCAGAGAAGTAAAATACGAAGTGTGGATACAAGAGCAAGGGGAAAACACTTACATGCCTTATATATTGTCCCATCAGAATCACACCTTCTCAGAAAACATTAAGCCCTTCACGATATACCTGGTGTGGATACGCTGCATCTTCAACAAAAACCTTCTGGGACCTTTTGCAGATGTGCTCTTGTGTAGTACATAA